Sequence from the Exiguobacterium aurantiacum genome:
AAATAAATTCCGTTTTGCACCCGTTTCGACGGGTGTTTTTTTTGTTGAAAATAATTTGCCAAATCCCTTTCTTTTTCATTTCAAAAGGAGTAACATGACCCTTGTGATTTTGACAACGTAAATATTTCATATAGAGAATTGTAGAAACAAGGGAGAATACACAATGCCGACAAAAGACACCGAACAGCTTAGTTTATTTAAAATTTCGTGGCCGATCTTCATCGAACTCGCACTCCACATGGGGACCGGGATTATCGCCACACTCATGCTCGCCCATTACTCCGATGCCGCCGCTTCCGCGGTCGGCGTCGCCAACCAAATTTTGAACGTCTTCTTAATCGTCTTCAGCGTCACCTCGGTCGGTGCGACCATTTTGATCGGTCAAGCGATCGGCGCCAATCGGATGAAGAAGAGTCGCGACTTCGCCCGTTCTGCCGTCAGCCTGAACATGTGGCTCGGTGTGCTCATGGTCGCCGTTGTGTTCTTATTCGGTGAGACGTTCCTTCGTCTGTTCGGTCTATCGGAGGAGCTGTTCGCCCACGGTCTGTTGTTCTTGCAAATCGTCGGGTTGTCGCTATTCACAGAAGCGCTCATCATGGCGCTCAGTTCCGTCCTTCGGAGCCACGGGATGACGAAGCACGCGATGCTCGCGACACTTCTCATCGATATCATCACGGCCATCGGGGCCATGATTGCCGTCATGGGCTGGTTCGGTCTCCCGGTAACGGGAGTCGCCGGTGTCGCATGGGCCATCGTCATCGCCCGCTTCTCGGCCATGATTTTGTTGTTCTGGATCGTCAAGAAGCGGCTCATGCTCCGTTTCCCGCTCAAAGAATTGATTAAGCCGCAACGCGACGACATTCGCGCTTTGCTTCAAATCGGGGTGCCGTCGGCTGGAGAGAACTTGTCGTACCAGTTCTCACAAATCATCATCACCGGTTTCATCGCCACGATGGGAGAGGCTTCTCTCGCCGCCCGAGTCTACGTCATGAACTTGTCAATGCTCGCCTTCTTGTTCACGGTCGCCGTCGCGCAAGGGACGCAGCTATTGATCGCCCGTGACATCGGCGGGAAACGGTTCAAAGAAGCGTATACCCGCGCCGTCAAGACGCTGAAAATCGCTATGTTCGCCTCACTCGTGGCGTCGCTCGGACTCGCCGTCTTCGGCAAGTCGCTGCTCGGTCTGTTCACATCGAACCCGGACATCATCGCCGTCGGGGTACCGATTTTATGGGCCACGCTCATCCTTGAGCCAGGTCGCGCCATGAACATCGTCTTGATGGGCTCGCTCAAGTCGGTCGGCGACGTTCGCTTCCCGGTCATGATCGGGATCGCCTCGATGTGGGGCGTCGCCGTCGTCTTCAGTTATTTGTTCGGGCTCCAGATGGGACTTGGTGTCCTCGGCATTTGGCTCGCCTTCTCACTCGACGAGTGGTTCCGCGGTTTCTTCGCTTTCCGTCGTTGGAAGTACGGGACGTGGCAACAAAAAGGCTTCCAATTCGAAGCAAAACCAACTTCATAACCAATCAAAAAGAAGCGGTCGCCATGACCGCTTCTTTTCTTATCGATTTAGAAACGCCTGCATCGCCTGGCGATGAACGTCCGTCTGACCACATTTTCGTTGCCAGATGATCTCTTGCTCGAGACCGTTCTCGAACGAGTCGGCTCGGAATAACGCCTTCATGCCTTGCACCGCCGTCGGTGACTGGGCGGCGAGCGTCTCGGCATAGGTCGTCAACCGCTCCAAGTACGCCTCATCCTCGATGAGCTCGGTGACGAGACCGAACGACTCGGCTTGTTCGGCGCCGATTGTGCTCCCGCTCCACATCCAAGCGAGCGCGAGGTCTGGGCGCATCAGACGTCGTAAATGATACGGTCCCCCGGCATCGGCGACGAGACCGATCTTGATAAAGGCAGAACTAAACTTTGTCGACCTGGCGACAAGGCGCACGTCTGCCGCAAGCGCCAGACTTAGTCCCGCCCCTGCGACGACCCCGTGAATTCCGGCGATGACCGGTTTCGGACAAGCTTCGAGCGCCCGGACGAGCGGATGGTAGACCTCTTCTAGATAGAGGCCATAGTCGGCATCCCCCTCGATCGTCAAATCCTGTCCCGATGAGAAGGCACGTCCTTGCCCGACAAGGACGATGACTTGGACGGTCTCGTCTGCCACGAGCTCCTCGATTGCCCCCCTCGCCTCGCGAAGCAGCGTCTCATTCAGCGCGTTCAATTTCTCTGGCCGATTCCATTTGAGCCAGCCGACCCCGTTATGTCGTTCTAGTTGAATCGTTTCCATTCCATTTCCCCCTTCACTAAAATGAATCACTATTCATTTCTCTATCATCCATTCTGTTTCCTTCCTGTCATGAAAACTTTCTGAGTTCGATTGCCCGACGCTACCACTATTTGCTATTCTTAAAAGAGTCGTTCAACGAAAGGGTGGGGCTGATGCAACTGACGAATGCCGCAAGACAATTGAAACAACGGAACATCCCGTTCACGTATCACTCCTATGAAGTGGACGCGTCCGACGTCTCCGCCAAACATGTCGCCGTGTCACTCGGTAAACCGCTCGATCAGCTCTATAAAACGATTTGTCTCGAGAATGAGCAGCGGCGCTACGCCTTTTTCCTCATCTCAGGAGAGTTAGATATCGATTTAAAGGCGGCCGCGAAGGCCTGGGGAGCCAAAAAAGCCTCTCCCGTCCCAATGAAAGAGCTCGAGGCGCTGACTGGCTATATCCGCGGTGGGGTCTCACCGATTGGAGCAAAAAAACGGTTTCCTGTCTACTTGCATGACAGCGCCAAACAGAAAGACACGATCATCATCTCGGCCGGCAAGCGCGGCTATCAACTCGAACTCACACCGGCCGATTTGCTTCGGTTCACGGACGGTCACTGGTTCACTCAATAACAAAGATGGAGGCAATATCTATGTGGAAAGAACGAATCCGCTCATGGATTCCTAACTCGTTTACGTTCGGCAACTTGTTTTGCGGCGTCTTGGCGATCGTTTATGCGGCGCGCGGCGACTTCTCGAACGCGACACTGCTCATCATTATCGCCATGATGCTCGACAGTTTGGACGGACGGCTGGCCCGTATGCTCGGAGTAGCCGGTGACTTTGGAAAAGAACTCGACTCGCTCGCCGATGTCGTCACGTTCGGCGTCGCCCCCGCGCTTCTCGCCTATTACACGTTTTTCATCGATTACGGCAACTACGGTCTTTTCTTCGCCGCTTTGTTCCCGTTGTTCGGTGCTTATCGTCTAGCTCGCTTCAACTTGTCGGCGACGAACGTCACGGCCAGTTATTTCTCGGGTGTCCCGATCACAGCGGCCGGTGGGCTGCTCGCCGTCGTGACAACGTTCGGGGACCAGATCAACGAACTGCTCACCCCAATCTTCTTCACGGGTCTCGCGCTGCTCATGGTCAGCCGCGTCCGCATCCCGAGTTTTAAAGACGTGCCGCTCCCGCGCCACTCGTTCATCATCACGGTCAGTCTCATTTATTTGACGTACATGATTTTCGCGCGCTGGAAAGAATGGCCATCGTTTTGGTTCATCGCCGTCACGTTCTACGTCTTATTCATCGCTTTCTCGTTCGTCAAAAAACGAAAACGGATGGCGAATTGATGGGTCCCTCTCAAGGGACTCTTTTTTTTGCATGCATTTATTAGACGCAAGCCGCAAACCTCTCTAGAATGAGAATAGAGGTGATGAAATGAAAGTTTATCCATGGATTTGGAAATGGTTTTTAGTTTGGTATGTCGTCGGGGTCGTCCTCGTCGGCTTTGATTTGTTGCCGAGTTGGCTCGAATGGGCGAACCCGGTGTTCTTGTGGCTTGCCGGTCTCATCGGCGGTTGGGTGATTGCGGACGGCGTCCGCCACGCCCGATTGATCGTCCCGTTCATCTTCTTCGGATCGATCGCCGTCGAAACGCTCGGTGTCAAAACCGGGTTCCCCTTCAGTGAGTATATTTACGCGGAGGCGTTCGGTCCCACCGTGTTCGGTGTACCGGTCACGATTGGGGCGGCCTGGCTCGCCGTCATCGGCTCGAGCTTTGCCGTTGCCCGCTTGTTCTCGTTCAAGAACCGGACGCTCTTGCTCGTCCCATTCCTCGCCGTTTGGCTCGACATGGCGATCGACCCGGTCGCCGCAAATGTGAAAGGCTACTGGGAATGGGCGAATGATGGTCTGTATTATGATATCCCGACGCAAAACTTCGTCGGTTGGTTCGGACTGTCGCTCATTTTCTCTTGGTTGCTCGACCGGTTTGAAGTCGAAGCCGAACCGATGTTACTCGGACACGGACGTTATTTGTTCGTCATGCTTCACGCCTTGTTCGGTGTCACGGCCGTCAACGCCGGTCTTTACGGCATCGGCGTACTCAGCGTTGTCACAGCTGCAGGCCTCATCTTGTTAGAACGGAGGAGCCGACATGATCGAAGCGAGCAAAAAGAAATGGTTCAATAACTTGTTCTCGACGTTCGTCAAAGAGCGTCAAATCCGTCCGTTTTTCCATACGATTCACGTCCGGGCCGATGACGTGCCGACACCAGGATTGTTTTTGAGCACACATAGCTCCTGGTGGGACGGAATGATTCTGCTCATGTTGAACGAATATTACTTGCGTCATGACGTCCACGTCTTGATGGATGAGGACGGGTTGCGCCGTTTCCCATTCTTCCGTCACTTGGGCGCGTTCTCCATCAAAAAAGGCAAACTGTCGGATGTGCGCGCCTCGCTCGACTACGCCAATCGGTTGTTACTCGCAGGCAAGTCCGTCTGGGTGTTCCCACAAGGACGCGAGTATCCACAAGAACATCGTCCGCTCGAGATTGGCTCAGGCGTGACGATGCTGCTCCACCAGCCAGAAGTCCGGCTGTGCGCCATCTATTACACGTTCGCGTCACACGCCGCCCCACTCGTCTATGTGCGCTTCCGCAACCATACGATCGTCTCTGAGACGAGACGGCTTCAAAAGCAAGAGCTCGCCGCAGCACTCGAACGCCTTTATGACGACACACGTGACGACGTGATCGCGCAGTCCGACCGTTATATCGAATTGTTCCCACCGAAGCGCAGTTTGGCAGATTGGACGGAGCACTTACTCCAAATCGGGAGGGGCCGCTGATGGTGATTTTGTCGCTCACGTTGTTAATGTTGCTGTTCACGTTGGTGAACTTGCTATTCCTCCGTCCGCTCACCGCACCCATTCCAGCTCCTCCGACCGCGGTGTGCATCCCGCTACGGAACGAGGAACGGAACGTGCCGAAACTGATCACAAGTTTGAAAGCTGCCTTGGCGGATGAGAGCCACGTCTATTTATACGAGGACCGATCCGAGGACGATACATATGAGGCGCTCATTCGTGCCATCGGCGATGACGAACGCTTCACTATCTTTCGCGGCGTCCCGCTTCCGGAGGGTTGGGCGGGAAAAGTCCATGCGTGTCACCAGTTGGCGACCCGGACGACCGAGCCGTACGTGTTGTTCCTCGATGCCGACGTCACGATCGACCCGACGTTCATCGGACGATTGCACGGCACACTCGTCCAAGAAGGGGCGGTCTTCTTGTCAGGTTTTCCTCGTTTCCCGACACCAACGTGGCTCGGGAAACTGTTGATTCCGATGCAACACGTCCTGATCGCCCAGCATTTACCGCTGTTTTGGCGAAAGGTGCGCCACCCCGCCTTCGCCGCCGCCAACGGGATGAACGTGCTCGTCGAACGTAAAAGTTATGACGACGTCGGTGGGCACGCCTCGATCCACGATTCATTGATCGATGATATCGACCTGTGCCGCGAGTTCAAGCGACGCAAAAAAGTCACGTCGCTCGTCAACGTCTCGCCGTACATCACATGTGACATGTATGCAACGAACGAAGAAGTGTGGAACGGGTTTTCAAAGAACGTATTCAAGGGAATGAATGAAGCAGTGGGCATCGCCCTTTATTTCTTCTTATACTACGGTATCCAACTATCTGCTTTCATCGCATTCCTCGTCCGCACGGATTTGACCTCGTTCTTGGCGTGCATATTCGTCTTGCTCGCTCGATTGGCGATTGACGTCAAATCGGGAGGACGCCATTTTTGGCTCCATCCGTTCAGTCTCATCGCCTACTTGTTGCTCTTGTCGAGCGCGGTCGTACGCAAGTGGCGACGAAAGCCGATTTCATGGAAAGGCCGTACGTATCAATAATCTCGCTAGGAGGCACAACATGAAACATATCGCTATTATCGGGGCCGGGCTCGGCGGCTTGAGCGCCGCCGTCACTCTAGCCGCCCGCGGTTACGACGTGACCGTCATTGAAAAGAATGAACATGTCGGCGGAAAGCTCATGCCGATTATCACCGATGGACACCGTTTCGATTTCGGACCGAATACGATCACGATGCCGGACGTGTTCCGCTCCGTCATCCGCAACAGCGGCGCCAACCCGGATGACTATTTCGAGCTCGTCAAGCTTGACTCGCACACGGTCAATCACTTCTCTGACGGTTCGACGTTCACATTCCATTCAGACCGCGAGAAAATGGAAGCCGAGGTACGCCGTCTGACCGGCGACAAGGCTGATAAAAATCAATTGACCGATTACTTGGACGAGGCGGAGAAACTGTTCGAGATTGCCAACAATCGCTTCTTCACACGGATGGATTCAAAAATCGATACCGGGCTTTGGACCGATATGATGAAAGTACATCCGCTGAAAAGCTTGCATGCGCTCCATAAGAAATATTTTAAAGACCCACGTATCATTCAGGCGCTCGACCGCTATGCGACGTATATCGGCAGCAGCCCGTATGTCACACCGGGCACGTTCGCATTGATCTCGCACCTAGAACTGAATGACGGCGTCTATTTTGCCAAAGGTGGAAATTGGACGATCGCGAAAGGGTTCGCCAAACGGGCGAGCGAACTCGGAGTCGAATTCCGTCTCGGCCATGAAGTCACGAAAATCGAAGTGACGAACGGGAAAGCGCACGCGGTCGTCATCGACCATGAAGAGGTCATGTCTTGTGATGCCGTCTTGTTGAACGGAGAATTGCTCACGCAATATCCACGGCTCGTCGACGCTTCCGACCGTCCCTCGTTCCCGGTACCGACGCGCGATACGATCGAACCGTCCGTGTCCGCTTTCGTCATCATGGTCGGCTTGAACAAGCGATTGAATCTCGCCCATCACAACGTCTATTTCTCAGACGACTACGAAGCAGAGTTCCGGGCGCTGTTCGACGAAGAACGGTATGCGGATGAGCCGACGATTTATATCTCGAACTCGGCCCATACGGACCCATCGATGGGAGAAGCTGGCGACAACTTGTTCATCCTCGTCAACGCTCCGGCCCATATGACCGACATCGATGCCGAGACGTATGAACATTTGATTCGCCGGCGTCTTCGGAAATTCGGTGTCGATTGGGAAGACCGCGACGTCGTCTTCCACCGTCGTGTCACCCCGCTCGACTTGACGCGTGATTTTTACGCGTATTACGGGGCGCTCTACGGGACATCGGCCAACTCGAAAAAAGGAGCGTTCTTCCGCCCTTCCGCCCGCTCGGAAGATGTGTCGAATATCTGGTTCGCCGGCGGTTCGACCCACCCTGGCGGCGGTAGCCCGATGGTGACGCTTTCAGGACAATTTGCGGCCCGATCGATGTTAGAGGACATACCTCTGACAATTTGAACATTTTGTGAACAGAAGATTCGACACTTGTCGACAAGGGATAGACATGATAACATCATATTCGAGTTCAAGCAGTTTTGTAACGTTTGTTACACCTGTAGCGATCGAATGGCTTCCCCGAGCCTATCGCGTTTTGAACTTGTCACACCCGAGAAAAAAGTGATGAGCGAGTTTCCCCACTCGTATCCCGCGGCTGGAACAGCATGCATTATGATGTTCCCCCTTAGTCCATCAAGCATCCTGCTTCAGCGAAGATGCCCCATCGTTTCATTCCCCATGAGACGAGGCACATCTTTAGGGTTCATCACGTCCGATTCGTTCGTTTCCCCGATGAACGAATCACACAACGCTTACACCACTTTTGGTCCCCCGCCAAAAGTGGTTTTTTTATGCGCAAAAAAAGGCAGCCGTCCCGTGACGGCTGCCTAATCTTATAGTTTGGCTAACAGCTTCCCTTTTTGAATCGTCGAGACAAACGCCCGTTTCGTGAAGACGTCGTGTCCGTTCTGCCGGGCCGCGTCCAAGATGCCTTCATAGAGCAATCCCGCCGCACTGACCGGCTTCCGGCTCGTCGCGGGGTACAAGTGATGTGTCTCTCGGGCCCGGACATACAGAAGTTCGGCCCGGCGCGCCATCGTCTCCCAGACGGCAATGAACGCCGGGGTCACTTGCCGCGCGAACAGTGATTCTTCCGAGACACCGAACTCCGTCAGTAACGACTGCGGCACATAAATCCGGTCGCGGTCGAGATCTTCCCCGACGTCACGCAAGATGTTCGTCAGTTGCATCGCGATGCCTAAGTCGATGGCGCCTTGTTTCAACTGCTGTCGCCCGGTCGCATCCACGTCCGGTGCGAGGATCGGCAACAGCATCAAGCCGACGGTGCTGGCCGCATAATAACTATACTGCTCCGTCTCCTCGAGCGTGGCATAACGTGTCTTATGTAAGTCCCATTTCATGCCTTCGGCCAATTCGAAGAACGGTTCGACATCCATGTCGTATCGTCCCCAGACGTCACGTAACGCCACCCAGAGCGCATCCGACAACTGTTCACCTGCCAAGAAGCGGTCGAACTCGTCCAAAAAAACCGTCAAGCTCTCTTCAGGATGATCTGATTCATCGACCGCGTCGTCGAGCGTCCGGCAAAACGTATAGACCGCGGCCACGGCCTGACGGTCTGGTTTGGAGAGCAAGGAAAAGGCCCGATAAAACGTGAGCGAGCCTTTTTTCATTACGTCTTCACAGTGACGATACGCTTCTTGTGTCGTCATGGTACAATGCCCCCATTTCTTCTTCCATTCTTTTCACTAACAGTTGCGAGCCGATCATGACGATTGGGACGCCTCCGCACGGATGCACCGATGCGCCGACGGCGTAAAGCCGGTCGATATGCGCGTACGGGCGGGCCTGCGGTTTGAACGCGGCCGACTGGGCCAATTTCGGGGCGATGCCGAAACTACCGCCTTCGAATAAACCGAAACGTTCCGCATCCATCGGCGTCCGCACTTTCATCTCGAGCACCCGATCTCTGAATGCGGGTACCATCTGCTCGATTCGACCGATCAAATGCTCGATCGCGCCGCTCGTTTCAAAATCCTCACGTTCCAATTTACGCGGGACCGGCACGAGCACATAGAGGACGCTTGTCCCTTCCGGTGCCAGCGAGTCGTCAATCAAAGACGGATTGAACGTATACATCGCCGGATACTTGCTTAGTTTACCATCTTCGAAGATGGTCCGCATCGACCCGGCAAAGTCATCCGGTAAATCGAACTGGTGGACCGGCAGCTCTATTTCCCCTGTCACGGTGAAATAGAGCAAGAGCGTCCCGCTCGACGGTTCATATGATTTCGGCTTGACGCCATCGATCAACCGTTCCATGAGCGGGAAGTCACCGTTGACGACGACCGCATCATACGGATGAATGACACCGTCCACGATGACCGCGTTCGCCTGCCCTTGCTCGACTCGGACCCGTTCCACGTTAGCGTTTAACTCGAATGTAACGCCGCGCCGTCTCAACTCTTGTTCTATTTTCGTCGCAAGTGAAAAATATCCTCCCTTGACGTACCAAATCCCTTCCTCTTGTTCGCGATATGGGATCAAACCGTAGAGGGATGGAGTATCATATGGGTTCCCGCCGATATAGAGCGTTTGGAGGCTGTAGGCGACACGCAGACGCTCGTCTTTGAAGAAGCGCTTCATGTTCTCGTGGGCCGTCTCATACGCCTTTAAACGCATGAGAAGCATCAAAAGCTTCGGCTCGAACAAATCGGTCTTGCCTTTGTAGCCCCGGTCTAAGAACGCATCGAATCCAAGCCGGTATTCTTCCCGTTTTTGGGTCATGTACTTTCTGAAACCGTCACCCTCGTTGAACAGACGATCGATTTCAGCTGCCTGGCGCTCGATGTCACGATATTTGTAGAACGTCGTCCCATCCTCGTAACGAAGACGATAGAGCGGGTCGACCTCAATCAACTCAAGCTCCCGTTCCGGAAAACCGGCCTCTAGCAGCTGGCTTTTCAGTTTCCCCGGCAAGAGGACGATGGTCGGCCCCTCATCGACGCGGGCCCCGTTTTCGAACTCGACATAATTGAGCCGGCCGCCGACCCGTTGTTCTTTCTCGTAGATCGTCACGTTCAGCGACGGATATTTATGGGTCAGGAGTAAGGCCGCGTAAAGCGACCCGATGCCGGCACCGACGAAGCTGATGTTCATTGGCCGACACCTGCCCGGTCACGCAACAGGTTGGCGGTGATGCGCGCCGATTCGAAAATCGTCGGCAGTCCGCTGCCTGGATGTGTGCCACCGCCGACGAGCCAAACGTGGTCGAGCTCCTCGAACTGGTTGTGAGGACGGAAATACATCATCTGTGACAAGTTATGTCCTAAGTTGAACGTCGCCCCTTCATAGACGCCGAACGCTTCCCAA
This genomic interval carries:
- a CDS encoding MATE family efflux transporter: MPTKDTEQLSLFKISWPIFIELALHMGTGIIATLMLAHYSDAAASAVGVANQILNVFLIVFSVTSVGATILIGQAIGANRMKKSRDFARSAVSLNMWLGVLMVAVVFLFGETFLRLFGLSEELFAHGLLFLQIVGLSLFTEALIMALSSVLRSHGMTKHAMLATLLIDIITAIGAMIAVMGWFGLPVTGVAGVAWAIVIARFSAMILLFWIVKKRLMLRFPLKELIKPQRDDIRALLQIGVPSAGENLSYQFSQIIITGFIATMGEASLAARVYVMNLSMLAFLFTVAVAQGTQLLIARDIGGKRFKEAYTRAVKTLKIAMFASLVASLGLAVFGKSLLGLFTSNPDIIAVGVPILWATLILEPGRAMNIVLMGSLKSVGDVRFPVMIGIASMWGVAVVFSYLFGLQMGLGVLGIWLAFSLDEWFRGFFAFRRWKYGTWQQKGFQFEAKPTS
- a CDS encoding enoyl-CoA hydratase/isomerase family protein, with protein sequence METIQLERHNGVGWLKWNRPEKLNALNETLLREARGAIEELVADETVQVIVLVGQGRAFSSGQDLTIEGDADYGLYLEEVYHPLVRALEACPKPVIAGIHGVVAGAGLSLALAADVRLVARSTKFSSAFIKIGLVADAGGPYHLRRLMRPDLALAWMWSGSTIGAEQAESFGLVTELIEDEAYLERLTTYAETLAAQSPTAVQGMKALFRADSFENGLEQEIIWQRKCGQTDVHRQAMQAFLNR
- the ybaK gene encoding Cys-tRNA(Pro) deacylase; translation: MQLTNAARQLKQRNIPFTYHSYEVDASDVSAKHVAVSLGKPLDQLYKTICLENEQRRYAFFLISGELDIDLKAAAKAWGAKKASPVPMKELEALTGYIRGGVSPIGAKKRFPVYLHDSAKQKDTIIISAGKRGYQLELTPADLLRFTDGHWFTQ
- the pssA gene encoding CDP-diacylglycerol--serine O-phosphatidyltransferase yields the protein MWKERIRSWIPNSFTFGNLFCGVLAIVYAARGDFSNATLLIIIAMMLDSLDGRLARMLGVAGDFGKELDSLADVVTFGVAPALLAYYTFFIDYGNYGLFFAALFPLFGAYRLARFNLSATNVTASYFSGVPITAAGGLLAVVTTFGDQINELLTPIFFTGLALLMVSRVRIPSFKDVPLPRHSFIITVSLIYLTYMIFARWKEWPSFWFIAVTFYVLFIAFSFVKKRKRMAN
- a CDS encoding carotenoid biosynthesis protein, with product MKVYPWIWKWFLVWYVVGVVLVGFDLLPSWLEWANPVFLWLAGLIGGWVIADGVRHARLIVPFIFFGSIAVETLGVKTGFPFSEYIYAEAFGPTVFGVPVTIGAAWLAVIGSSFAVARLFSFKNRTLLLVPFLAVWLDMAIDPVAANVKGYWEWANDGLYYDIPTQNFVGWFGLSLIFSWLLDRFEVEAEPMLLGHGRYLFVMLHALFGVTAVNAGLYGIGVLSVVTAAGLILLERRSRHDRSEQKEMVQ
- a CDS encoding lysophospholipid acyltransferase family protein: MIEASKKKWFNNLFSTFVKERQIRPFFHTIHVRADDVPTPGLFLSTHSSWWDGMILLMLNEYYLRHDVHVLMDEDGLRRFPFFRHLGAFSIKKGKLSDVRASLDYANRLLLAGKSVWVFPQGREYPQEHRPLEIGSGVTMLLHQPEVRLCAIYYTFASHAAPLVYVRFRNHTIVSETRRLQKQELAAALERLYDDTRDDVIAQSDRYIELFPPKRSLADWTEHLLQIGRGR
- a CDS encoding glycosyltransferase — its product is MVILSLTLLMLLFTLVNLLFLRPLTAPIPAPPTAVCIPLRNEERNVPKLITSLKAALADESHVYLYEDRSEDDTYEALIRAIGDDERFTIFRGVPLPEGWAGKVHACHQLATRTTEPYVLFLDADVTIDPTFIGRLHGTLVQEGAVFLSGFPRFPTPTWLGKLLIPMQHVLIAQHLPLFWRKVRHPAFAAANGMNVLVERKSYDDVGGHASIHDSLIDDIDLCREFKRRKKVTSLVNVSPYITCDMYATNEEVWNGFSKNVFKGMNEAVGIALYFFLYYGIQLSAFIAFLVRTDLTSFLACIFVLLARLAIDVKSGGRHFWLHPFSLIAYLLLLSSAVVRKWRRKPISWKGRTYQ
- a CDS encoding phytoene desaturase family protein → MKHIAIIGAGLGGLSAAVTLAARGYDVTVIEKNEHVGGKLMPIITDGHRFDFGPNTITMPDVFRSVIRNSGANPDDYFELVKLDSHTVNHFSDGSTFTFHSDREKMEAEVRRLTGDKADKNQLTDYLDEAEKLFEIANNRFFTRMDSKIDTGLWTDMMKVHPLKSLHALHKKYFKDPRIIQALDRYATYIGSSPYVTPGTFALISHLELNDGVYFAKGGNWTIAKGFAKRASELGVEFRLGHEVTKIEVTNGKAHAVVIDHEEVMSCDAVLLNGELLTQYPRLVDASDRPSFPVPTRDTIEPSVSAFVIMVGLNKRLNLAHHNVYFSDDYEAEFRALFDEERYADEPTIYISNSAHTDPSMGEAGDNLFILVNAPAHMTDIDAETYEHLIRRRLRKFGVDWEDRDVVFHRRVTPLDLTRDFYAYYGALYGTSANSKKGAFFRPSARSEDVSNIWFAGGSTHPGGGSPMVTLSGQFAARSMLEDIPLTI
- a CDS encoding phytoene/squalene synthase family protein: MTTQEAYRHCEDVMKKGSLTFYRAFSLLSKPDRQAVAAVYTFCRTLDDAVDESDHPEESLTVFLDEFDRFLAGEQLSDALWVALRDVWGRYDMDVEPFFELAEGMKWDLHKTRYATLEETEQYSYYAASTVGLMLLPILAPDVDATGRQQLKQGAIDLGIAMQLTNILRDVGEDLDRDRIYVPQSLLTEFGVSEESLFARQVTPAFIAVWETMARRAELLYVRARETHHLYPATSRKPVSAAGLLYEGILDAARQNGHDVFTKRAFVSTIQKGKLLAKL
- a CDS encoding phytoene desaturase family protein; protein product: MNISFVGAGIGSLYAALLLTHKYPSLNVTIYEKEQRVGGRLNYVEFENGARVDEGPTIVLLPGKLKSQLLEAGFPERELELIEVDPLYRLRYEDGTTFYKYRDIERQAAEIDRLFNEGDGFRKYMTQKREEYRLGFDAFLDRGYKGKTDLFEPKLLMLLMRLKAYETAHENMKRFFKDERLRVAYSLQTLYIGGNPYDTPSLYGLIPYREQEEGIWYVKGGYFSLATKIEQELRRRGVTFELNANVERVRVEQGQANAVIVDGVIHPYDAVVVNGDFPLMERLIDGVKPKSYEPSSGTLLLYFTVTGEIELPVHQFDLPDDFAGSMRTIFEDGKLSKYPAMYTFNPSLIDDSLAPEGTSVLYVLVPVPRKLEREDFETSGAIEHLIGRIEQMVPAFRDRVLEMKVRTPMDAERFGLFEGGSFGIAPKLAQSAAFKPQARPYAHIDRLYAVGASVHPCGGVPIVMIGSQLLVKRMEEEMGALYHDDTRSVSSL